The genomic stretch GCAGAACTGCCGGATCGTGCCTGCCGAGCTTCGCGGGCACATAGGCGACGTGGCGGCTTTGTGCGCGGCGATGTATAATCAATCGGCAGACGCAACGAAGCAGTGGCAGTAGGGATCGCGATAATGCATCTGATCTACGTCGATGATTCACGAGACGAAGGCCTATGCGTCTTCTCCGCGTTGGCCATTCCCGGCGATCTTTGGCAGGACGCATTCGGCAGAATACGAGAATTCCGTCGCCGTGTAAGGGACCAGCACGGCATATACGTCCACTGTGAATTCCACGCGTGGAAATTCGTCTCCGGGCGAGGCAGTATTTCCCCCCACATCGTAACCAAGTGGGACCGCTGCCAGATATACAAGCAGGCACTGGATATGGTTGCTCATCTGCCCGGAGTGCGTCTCTTCAATGCGGTTTTCAATGTCAAGCAGGATGAGTTAGCGTTCGAGCGGTTGCTAAACCGGATCAACCGGGCCATGCAGGTATGGGACAGTCACGCGATTCTTGTCTGCGATGAAGGCAAGGAATCCGGCTACACCCGCCTCGCGCGCAAGATGCACGTCTACAATCCGATCCCGAGCCGATTCGGCGTGTGGAACGAGACGGGAACGAAGAGTCGGAACATTCCAATCGAACGCATTATCGAGGATCCTTTTTTCAAGAAGTCGGAGCAGTCGTATTTGATCCAGTTGGCAGACTTTTGCGCCTACTCGCTTCTGCGACGAGAACACCCGTTGCCGTCAAAGAACAAATACGGCCTGAATCAGGCATTCAAACTGCTCTCGCCCATCCTGGTTC from Phycisphaerae bacterium encodes the following:
- a CDS encoding DUF3800 domain-containing protein, whose amino-acid sequence is MHLIYVDDSRDEGLCVFSALAIPGDLWQDAFGRIREFRRRVRDQHGIYVHCEFHAWKFVSGRGSISPHIVTKWDRCQIYKQALDMVAHLPGVRLFNAVFNVKQDELAFERLLNRINRAMQVWDSHAILVCDEGKESGYTRLARKMHVYNPIPSRFGVWNETGTKSRNIPIERIIEDPFFKKSEQSYLIQLADFCAYSLLRREHPLPSKNKYGLNQAFKLLSPILVLEASRRDPEGIIRP